A portion of the Staphylococcus felis genome contains these proteins:
- the trmFO gene encoding FADH(2)-oxidizing methylenetetrahydrofolate--tRNA-(uracil(54)-C(5))-methyltransferase TrmFO: MMTTVNVIGAGLAGSEAAYQLAERGVHVKLYEMRPVKQTPAHHTDKFAELVCSNSLRGNALTNAVGVLKEEMRRLNSIVIQAADKARVPAGGALAVDRHDFSGYITDTLKNHPNITVVNEEISKIPEGPTIIATGPLTTESLTEEVVHLTGKDQLYFYDAAAPIIEKDSIDMDKVYLKSRYDKGEAAYLNCPMTEEEFHRFYNAAMEAEVAPMNDFEKEKYFEGCMPFEVMASRGPKTLLFGPMKPVGLEDPKTGKRPYAVVQLRQDDAAGTLYNIVGFQTRLKWGAQKEVIRLIPGLENVDIVRYGVMHRNTFINSPDVLGETYEFKDRENLFFAGQMTGVEGYVESAASGMVAGINLAHRMTGKSNVIFPRETMIGSLAYYISHATNNKNFQPMNANFGLVPPLEKRIKDKKERYELLADRALTYLEHFKQTL, from the coding sequence GTGATGACGACAGTAAATGTGATAGGAGCAGGTTTAGCAGGCTCAGAAGCAGCATATCAATTAGCTGAACGAGGTGTTCATGTTAAATTATATGAGATGCGTCCTGTCAAACAAACACCTGCACATCATACGGACAAATTTGCAGAATTGGTGTGTTCAAATTCATTACGAGGTAATGCGCTTACGAATGCAGTAGGTGTACTAAAAGAAGAAATGAGACGTTTAAATTCTATCGTTATTCAAGCGGCAGATAAAGCGCGTGTTCCAGCTGGAGGCGCTTTAGCTGTTGATCGACATGACTTTTCTGGTTATATTACTGATACACTCAAAAATCACCCTAATATAACAGTCGTCAATGAGGAAATTTCTAAAATTCCTGAAGGGCCGACAATTATAGCGACAGGACCACTCACAACCGAATCATTGACAGAAGAGGTCGTGCATTTAACTGGCAAAGATCAATTATATTTCTATGATGCAGCAGCACCTATTATTGAAAAAGATTCAATAGACATGGACAAAGTGTATTTAAAATCACGATACGATAAAGGTGAAGCAGCGTATCTAAATTGTCCGATGACTGAAGAAGAATTTCATCGTTTTTACAATGCAGCTATGGAAGCTGAAGTTGCACCTATGAATGATTTTGAAAAAGAAAAGTATTTTGAAGGTTGTATGCCGTTTGAAGTGATGGCAAGTCGTGGGCCTAAGACATTGTTATTTGGTCCTATGAAGCCAGTTGGTTTAGAAGATCCTAAAACAGGAAAACGCCCATATGCTGTCGTACAACTTAGACAAGATGATGCAGCAGGAACACTCTACAATATCGTTGGTTTTCAAACGCGATTAAAGTGGGGAGCTCAAAAAGAAGTTATCCGTCTCATACCTGGGTTAGAAAATGTTGATATTGTACGTTATGGTGTGATGCATCGTAATACTTTTATAAATTCACCAGATGTACTGGGTGAAACTTATGAATTTAAGGACAGAGAAAATTTATTTTTTGCAGGTCAAATGACAGGTGTTGAAGGCTATGTAGAGAGTGCGGCAAGCGGTATGGTTGCAGGTATCAATCTCGCACATCGTATGACTGGTAAATCTAATGTCATCTTCCCACGTGAAACGATGATAGGTAGTTTAGCATATTACATTTCTCATGCCACAAATAATAAAAACTTCCAACCTATGAATGCTAATTTTGGATTAGTACCACCATTAGAAAAGCGTATTAAAGATAAAAAAGAGAGATATGAATTGTTAGCTGATAGAGCCTTAACGTATTTAGAGCATTTTAAACAAACGCTTTAA
- a CDS encoding tyrosine recombinase XerC has product MEQIQLKFLNTLKRERFFSEHTLKAYHDDLVQFNRFLVQEQLTLTSFQYQDARNYLQMLYDFGLQRTTVSRKISTLRSFYAFWMAQDNSITNPFVQLVHPKKESYLPTFFYSEEMEAMFQTVQKDAKKGLRDSVILELLYATGMRVSELTSLKTSDINLEMCYLKVLGKGNKERIIPFGEFCRKSIQKYLESFGPIQNVHHPFLIVNLKGDPITERGVRYILNDIVKRTVNVSAIHPHKLRHTFATHMLNEGADLRTVQSLLGHVNLSTTGRYTHVTNQQLRHVYLNAHPRAKKGE; this is encoded by the coding sequence TTGGAACAAATCCAACTCAAATTTTTAAATACTTTAAAGCGAGAGCGTTTCTTTTCTGAACATACTTTAAAAGCTTATCATGATGATTTAGTACAATTTAACCGTTTTTTAGTTCAAGAACAATTGACTTTGACATCTTTTCAATATCAAGATGCTAGAAATTATCTCCAAATGTTATATGATTTTGGTCTTCAACGTACAACAGTTTCTAGAAAGATTTCGACGTTACGTAGTTTTTATGCCTTTTGGATGGCTCAAGATAATTCAATTACAAATCCTTTTGTACAACTTGTTCATCCAAAAAAAGAAAGCTACTTACCTACTTTTTTCTACTCAGAAGAAATGGAGGCGATGTTTCAAACTGTTCAAAAAGATGCCAAAAAAGGTTTAAGAGATAGCGTCATATTAGAATTACTTTATGCTACTGGGATGCGTGTTTCTGAATTGACGTCTTTAAAAACATCAGATATTAACTTAGAAATGTGTTATTTAAAAGTACTTGGAAAAGGGAATAAAGAACGCATCATCCCTTTTGGGGAATTCTGTAGAAAAAGTATTCAAAAATATCTTGAATCATTTGGTCCTATTCAAAACGTGCACCATCCTTTTTTAATTGTTAATTTAAAAGGGGACCCTATCACAGAACGCGGTGTGCGTTATATATTAAATGACATTGTGAAAAGAACTGTCAATGTTTCAGCAATTCATCCGCATAAGTTACGTCATACTTTTGCGACGCATATGTTGAATGAAGGAGCTGATTTAAGGACAGTTCAAAGTTTATTAGGCCATGTTAATTTATCGACAACGGGCCGCTATACACATGTGACTAATCAACAATTACGTCACGTTTATCTAAATGCACATCCTCGTGCAAAAAAAGGAGAATAA
- the hslV gene encoding ATP-dependent protease subunit HslV encodes MSSSIHATTIYAVRHNGEAAMAGDGQVTLGEQVIMKQTAKKVRKLYNGRVVAGFAGSVADAFTLFEKFEAKLQQYSGNLERASVELAKEWRGDKQLRQLEAMLIVMDKSHILVVSGTGEVIAPDDDLIAIGSGGNYALSAGRALKRHAKHMSASEMAYESLKVAADICVFTNDHITVEEL; translated from the coding sequence ATGAGTTCATCTATTCATGCAACTACTATTTATGCTGTACGTCATAATGGTGAAGCGGCTATGGCTGGAGATGGTCAAGTCACTTTAGGTGAGCAAGTCATTATGAAACAAACAGCGAAAAAGGTCCGAAAACTATATAATGGACGCGTTGTAGCTGGATTTGCTGGTAGTGTCGCTGATGCATTTACACTTTTTGAAAAGTTTGAAGCGAAGTTACAACAATATAGTGGTAATTTAGAAAGAGCCTCAGTCGAGCTTGCAAAGGAATGGAGAGGAGATAAACAATTACGTCAATTAGAAGCAATGTTGATAGTAATGGATAAGTCTCATATCCTTGTTGTAAGTGGTACGGGTGAAGTTATTGCGCCTGATGATGATTTAATTGCCATTGGTTCAGGTGGCAATTATGCACTTAGTGCTGGACGAGCATTAAAACGACATGCTAAACATATGTCTGCAAGTGAAATGGCATATGAAAGTTTAAAAGTAGCGGCTGACATTTGTGTGTTTACAAATGATCATATTACTGTAGAAGAACTTTAA
- the hslU gene encoding ATP-dependent protease ATPase subunit HslU: MIKSSAIQFTPKDIVAKLDEYIVGQDDAKKKVAIALRNRYRRSLLDDETKQEIAPKNILMMGPTGVGKTEIARRMAKIVGAPFIKVEATKFTEVGYVGRDVESMVRDLVDVAVRLVKDSKKDDVKEEATLKANEKLVKLLVPSMKKRANQTKQNPLESLFGGALPNFGQSEEEEEEPPTEEIKTKRSEIKRQLLNGELEEEKVKIKVEQDPGALGMLGTQQNEQMQEMMNQLMPKKKVQKEVPVKTARKILIDHFADEMIDHETANQEALELAEQMGIIFIDEIDKVAASNQNSGGQDVSRQGVQRDILPILEGSVIRTKYGTVSTEHMLFIGAGAFHVSKPSDLIPELQGRFPIRVELESLTVDDFVRILKEPKLSLIKQYELLLQTEQVTVNFTEDAIQRLAEMAYHVNQETDNIGARRLHTILEKMLEDLSFEAPNMPNAIVDITPQYVDEKLKSISINKDLSEFIL, translated from the coding sequence ATGATTAAGAGTAGTGCTATTCAATTCACACCAAAAGATATCGTAGCAAAATTAGACGAATATATTGTAGGTCAAGATGATGCTAAAAAGAAAGTAGCGATTGCTTTAAGAAACAGATATCGACGTAGTTTGTTAGATGATGAAACGAAGCAAGAAATTGCACCTAAAAATATATTGATGATGGGGCCAACAGGTGTAGGTAAGACAGAAATTGCACGTCGTATGGCTAAAATTGTGGGCGCACCATTTATCAAAGTCGAGGCAACAAAATTCACTGAAGTCGGTTATGTAGGTCGAGACGTAGAGAGTATGGTTAGAGACCTTGTGGATGTAGCGGTACGCTTAGTCAAAGATTCAAAAAAAGACGATGTGAAAGAAGAAGCAACACTAAAAGCAAACGAAAAACTCGTTAAACTACTTGTGCCGAGCATGAAAAAAAGAGCAAATCAAACTAAACAAAATCCATTAGAGTCTTTGTTTGGAGGTGCACTCCCTAATTTTGGTCAGTCAGAAGAAGAAGAGGAAGAGCCACCAACTGAAGAAATTAAAACAAAGCGTTCTGAAATAAAGCGACAATTATTGAATGGTGAATTAGAAGAAGAAAAAGTGAAAATCAAAGTTGAACAAGATCCGGGTGCATTAGGTATGTTAGGGACTCAACAAAATGAACAAATGCAAGAGATGATGAATCAACTGATGCCTAAGAAAAAAGTTCAAAAAGAAGTCCCTGTTAAGACAGCAAGGAAAATTTTAATCGATCATTTTGCTGATGAAATGATTGATCACGAAACAGCGAATCAAGAGGCACTTGAATTAGCAGAACAAATGGGTATTATATTCATTGATGAGATTGATAAAGTGGCTGCTTCAAATCAAAATAGCGGTGGTCAAGATGTTTCACGACAAGGTGTCCAAAGAGATATTTTACCTATTCTTGAAGGTAGCGTGATAAGGACGAAGTATGGTACTGTGAGTACGGAACATATGTTATTTATTGGTGCGGGTGCGTTCCACGTATCAAAACCAAGTGACCTTATCCCAGAACTTCAAGGGCGATTCCCGATTCGCGTTGAACTTGAAAGTCTAACAGTTGATGATTTTGTTCGTATTTTGAAAGAACCTAAGTTATCATTAATTAAACAATATGAATTGTTATTGCAGACAGAACAAGTGACAGTTAATTTCACAGAAGATGCGATACAACGATTAGCAGAAATGGCATATCACGTTAATCAAGAAACTGACAATATTGGTGCAAGAAGACTTCATACTATTTTAGAAAAGATGCTTGAAGACCTTTCATTTGAAGCACCTAACATGCCAAATGCGATAGTCGACATAACACCTCAATATGTCGATGAAAAATTAAAATCAATTTCAATTAATAAAGATTTAAGCGAATTTATCTTATAA